Proteins from one Blattabacterium cuenoti genomic window:
- the dnaE gene encoding DNA polymerase III subunit alpha, whose amino-acid sequence MYLIVDTETTGLPISYNFPITHIDNWPRIVQFSWQIHDNLGYLIEFKNFIIKPDHYDIPFNAFKIHGITNDKAEKYGVDLDFVLCEFRNSLEKSQCLIGHNLEFDRKVIECEFFRKKREISFKKKKMLDTKEISVSYCKLSGNRKKFKWPTLSELYQKLFEEKIPNLHNSSNDVKATARCFLELLRIGIISHKDVGAEENMILKFKNKHSWKIPSAIVDFDPLLYSSSSEEVKKREKINLKNDKLREELKKKKYSHIHNHTYFSILYSTIDVQSLVNRAILFDMPAVGITDYGNMMGSFHFLNAIHSINKKNFPKKSIKGIVGCEVFLSDNYLQKKFTKDEPDKRYQQVFLSKNKKGYHNLAKLCSLGFTEGIYAGIPRVGKKLVEKYKENLIALTGDLHAEIPYTILNHGERKAEKIFLWWKELFGDDFYIELLRHGLEEEDHVNNILLKFSKKYHVKYIAQNNSFYLDKDEANAHDILLCIKNAEKQSTPIGKGRGYRFGFPNHEFYFKDSEKMKEIFYDIPESFDFLEELVNKIESYHLSHKILLPKFQIPKSFEDPMDKIDGGNRGQNHFLKKITYEGAKKRYKNITKEIQERICFELKTIEKIGYPGYFLIVHNFIHQAKKMNISVGPGRGSVAGSVVAYCIEITDIDPIKYHLLFERFLNPDRISLPDIDIDFDDKGREKIIEWVVQKYGKDQVAQIITYATMGAKSSIRDTGRVLDLSLRDTDILAKMVPNMLSLKTILSENYPIGKINLNKEEKNNIQKLRNIAQNKYELKGKVLHQAKILEGTIRSTGIHACGIIISPYNIREYIPVSSVSKESDLLLTQFDNHVVEHAGLLKMDFLGLKTLTIIKDAINLIKKRRKNITEFSFPLEDKKTYCLFQKGETVAVFQYESPGMQKYLRQLKPDKFDDLIAMNALYRPGPLQYIPNFISRKHGKETITYDLPEMEEFLKETYGITIYQEQVMLIAQKIAGFSKGDADLLRIAMGKKQKNVLNKMRNQFIEEAMKKGYSKNILKKIWKDWEYFSCYAFNKSHATCYAYIAFQTAYLKAHFPYEYMASVLSNNMHNIKQLTFFIEECKKINISVIYPDINESDSFFKVTDCNRILFGLAGIKGVGENAVNIILQERNRNGPYTSIFDMVKRIDLRIVNKKILENLILSGSLDCFSIHREQYFRIGYNDKLNTLEKIIRFGAKFQKAKDKNVEIDKPIIVECDLWSNIYKLSKEKEVLGIYASAHPLDDYYYEIKYFTNISLEKLNKKEYTLVGKTIHVCGILSKIEKKTYVKSGIKYCIFFLEDYNSSKEFRIYGQQYFKYEPLLLNNSLLYLCLSIEKSKYKEYKINILHIENLKNVLSRLVNQLIVKININNLNNAIINNVEKLFYQQMGDKKLNIVLYDKENKIFLNFESRKYGININSNFLKKLEKINGLDFCLNWKRLY is encoded by the coding sequence ATGTACCTTATTGTTGATACAGAGACAACAGGATTACCTATATCCTATAATTTTCCAATTACTCATATAGATAACTGGCCAAGAATTGTGCAATTTTCATGGCAAATTCATGATAATCTAGGATATTTAATAGAATTTAAAAATTTTATTATAAAACCAGATCATTATGATATACCTTTTAATGCTTTTAAAATTCATGGTATAACTAATGATAAAGCAGAAAAATATGGGGTAGATTTGGATTTTGTACTCTGTGAGTTTAGAAATTCTCTTGAAAAATCTCAGTGTTTAATTGGGCATAATCTAGAATTTGACAGAAAAGTTATAGAATGTGAGTTCTTTAGAAAGAAAAGAGAAATTTCTTTCAAAAAGAAGAAAATGTTAGACACTAAAGAGATTTCTGTTTCCTATTGTAAGTTATCGGGGAATAGAAAAAAGTTCAAATGGCCTACATTATCTGAATTATATCAGAAACTTTTTGAAGAAAAAATTCCTAATTTACATAATTCATCAAATGATGTAAAAGCTACAGCCCGTTGCTTTTTGGAGTTATTGCGTATTGGAATAATATCACATAAAGATGTAGGAGCAGAAGAGAATATGATATTGAAATTCAAAAATAAACATTCATGGAAAATACCTTCTGCTATAGTAGATTTTGATCCTTTGTTATATTCATCTTCTTCAGAAGAAGTAAAAAAAAGAGAAAAAATAAACTTAAAAAATGATAAATTAAGAGAAGAATTGAAAAAAAAAAAATATTCTCATATTCATAATCATACTTATTTTTCTATTCTTTATTCTACTATAGATGTACAATCTTTAGTTAATAGAGCTATTCTTTTTGATATGCCAGCTGTAGGAATAACAGATTATGGAAACATGATGGGATCTTTTCATTTTTTAAATGCTATTCATTCTATAAATAAAAAAAATTTTCCTAAAAAATCAATCAAAGGTATTGTTGGATGTGAAGTTTTTCTTTCAGACAATTATTTGCAAAAAAAATTTACAAAAGATGAACCAGATAAACGGTATCAACAAGTTTTTTTGTCTAAAAATAAAAAAGGTTATCACAATTTAGCAAAACTTTGTTCACTTGGTTTTACAGAAGGTATTTATGCTGGAATTCCTAGAGTTGGAAAAAAATTAGTTGAAAAATACAAGGAAAATTTAATTGCTCTTACTGGAGATCTTCATGCAGAAATTCCGTATACTATTCTCAATCATGGAGAAAGAAAAGCAGAAAAAATTTTTTTATGGTGGAAGGAACTTTTTGGAGATGATTTTTATATAGAGTTATTACGTCATGGATTGGAAGAAGAAGATCATGTAAACAATATTTTACTGAAATTTTCGAAAAAATATCATGTAAAATATATTGCACAAAATAATTCTTTTTATTTAGACAAAGATGAAGCAAATGCGCATGATATATTACTTTGTATAAAGAATGCAGAAAAACAATCAACACCTATAGGAAAAGGAAGAGGTTATAGATTTGGTTTTCCTAATCATGAATTTTATTTCAAAGATTCAGAAAAAATGAAAGAAATATTTTATGATATTCCAGAATCTTTTGATTTTTTAGAGGAGTTGGTTAATAAAATTGAGTCTTATCATCTTTCACACAAAATATTGCTTCCAAAATTCCAAATTCCAAAATCTTTTGAAGATCCAATGGATAAAATAGATGGAGGGAATAGAGGACAAAATCATTTTTTAAAAAAAATTACTTATGAAGGTGCTAAAAAACGTTATAAAAATATCACAAAAGAAATTCAAGAAAGAATTTGTTTTGAATTAAAAACAATAGAAAAAATTGGATATCCTGGTTATTTTCTTATTGTTCATAATTTTATTCATCAAGCTAAAAAAATGAACATTTCAGTTGGTCCTGGAAGAGGATCAGTAGCAGGATCCGTTGTTGCTTATTGTATAGAAATAACCGATATAGATCCAATAAAATATCATCTTCTTTTCGAACGATTTTTAAATCCTGATAGAATTTCTTTACCAGATATTGACATTGATTTTGACGATAAAGGACGTGAAAAAATTATTGAATGGGTAGTTCAAAAATATGGAAAGGATCAAGTTGCACAAATCATAACATATGCAACAATGGGAGCAAAATCATCTATAAGAGATACTGGACGTGTACTAGATTTATCTTTAAGAGATACAGATATTTTAGCAAAAATGGTTCCGAATATGCTTTCATTGAAAACTATTTTATCAGAAAATTATCCAATAGGAAAAATTAATCTTAATAAAGAAGAAAAAAATAACATACAAAAACTAAGAAATATAGCTCAAAATAAATATGAATTGAAGGGAAAAGTTTTGCATCAAGCAAAAATTTTGGAAGGGACTATAAGAAGTACGGGAATACATGCTTGCGGTATTATAATAAGTCCCTATAATATTAGAGAATATATTCCTGTTTCTTCTGTATCCAAAGAATCTGATTTATTATTAACTCAATTTGATAATCATGTTGTAGAACATGCTGGATTATTAAAAATGGATTTTCTAGGATTGAAAACTCTTACTATCATTAAAGATGCTATTAATCTCATTAAAAAGAGACGTAAGAACATTACAGAATTTTCATTTCCTCTAGAAGATAAAAAAACTTATTGTCTTTTTCAAAAAGGAGAAACTGTAGCCGTTTTTCAATATGAATCTCCAGGTATGCAAAAATACTTACGTCAGTTAAAACCTGATAAATTTGATGATTTAATAGCAATGAATGCATTGTATAGACCTGGTCCTTTACAATATATTCCTAATTTTATATCTAGAAAACATGGTAAAGAAACAATCACCTATGATCTTCCAGAAATGGAAGAATTTTTGAAAGAAACTTATGGAATAACAATATACCAAGAACAGGTTATGTTAATAGCTCAAAAAATAGCTGGATTTAGTAAAGGAGATGCAGACCTTCTTAGAATAGCTATGGGTAAAAAACAAAAAAATGTTCTCAATAAAATGAGAAATCAATTTATTGAAGAAGCTATGAAAAAAGGATATTCTAAAAATATATTGAAAAAAATATGGAAAGATTGGGAGTATTTTTCTTGTTATGCTTTTAATAAATCTCATGCAACATGTTATGCTTATATTGCTTTTCAAACTGCTTATTTAAAAGCTCATTTTCCATATGAATACATGGCTTCTGTATTAAGCAATAACATGCATAATATTAAACAACTTACTTTTTTTATAGAAGAATGTAAAAAAATCAATATTTCTGTAATTTACCCAGATATCAACGAGAGTGATTCTTTTTTTAAAGTGACTGACTGCAATAGAATTTTGTTTGGTCTTGCAGGGATAAAAGGAGTTGGAGAAAATGCTGTAAATATTATTCTTCAAGAAAGAAATAGAAATGGACCATATACCTCTATTTTTGATATGGTGAAAAGGATTGATTTACGTATAGTGAATAAAAAAATTTTGGAAAATTTGATCCTATCTGGATCTTTAGACTGCTTTTCTATACATAGAGAACAATATTTTCGTATCGGATATAATGATAAATTAAACACTTTGGAGAAAATTATTCGGTTTGGTGCAAAATTTCAAAAAGCAAAAGATAAAAACGTTGAAATTGATAAACCTATTATTGTGGAATGTGATTTATGGAGTAATATATATAAATTATCTAAAGAAAAAGAAGTATTAGGTATTTATGCTTCTGCACATCCTTTAGATGATTATTATTATGAAATAAAGTATTTCACTAATATTTCCTTAGAAAAACTCAATAAAAAGGAATATACGCTTGTTGGAAAAACAATTCATGTATGTGGAATATTATCAAAAATAGAAAAAAAAACATATGTAAAAAGCGGCATAAAATATTGTATTTTCTTTTTGGAAGATTACAATTCTTCTAAAGAGTTTCGAATTTATGGACAACAATATTTTAAATATGAACCCCTTTTATTAAACAATAGTTTATTGTATTTATGTCTTTCTATTGAAAAATCAAAATATAAAGAATATAAAATAAATATTTTGCATATAGAAAATCTGAAAAATGTTCTTAGTAGATTAGTAAATCAGTTGATAGTAAAAATTAATATAAACAATTTAAATAACGCAATTATTAATAATGTAGAAAAATTATTTTATCAACAAATGGGAGATAAGAAATTAAATATTGTTCTTTATGACAAGGAGAATAAAATTTTTCTAAATTTTGAATCTAGAAAATATGGAATTAACATTAATTCAAATTTTTTAAAAAAATTAGAAAAAATAAACGGATTGGATTTTTGTTTGAATTGGAAAAGACTTTATTAA
- the rpsA gene encoding 30S ribosomal protein S1, translated as MSNQTEKIKKKVSTLSDLSENEKLNDQEKIIESFDWTKYETHLNTNEIQKERKNLEEIYTKTLPKIQELEIYQGVVTYISDKTVIVDIGFKAEGAIPINEFRENLNIIQSGSKIEVMVVKMDYKGQCILSYQKAKMLRNWQRINEAYEKSEVVLGYVAARTKGGLIVEIFDIECFLPGSHINVKPVRDYDVYVGKTMEVKVVKINKKTKNVVVSHKVLIERDIEEQRKEMISKLDKGQVLEGKIKNILPYGAFVDLGGVDALLHITDMSWPHINHPTEVVQLEQELKFVVLGVDKDKNRVQLGLKQLQPHPWNSLNQDLKVGSKVKGKVTVLADYGAFIEIIPGVEALLHISEMSWSTDLSSTQDFVKIGDELEAVILTIDRKERKISLSVKQLTQDPWINIEDKYPIGSKHIGTIKKFTNFGVFLELEKGISGIIYTNDLSWTKRIKHPSELYNINDKLEIIVLALDPQARRLNLGHKQLMENPWNKYEKNYHLGSIHTGIVSNLFDKGAFIKFIEDQEIEVFAPLRFLEKKDGTTLKKGEKTNFKVIEFNRETKKIVVSHTSVYRDKDKKKEQRVVRNRKFERSTLGDIEGLAKLKEKIEKEKNQ; from the coding sequence ATGTCTAATCAAACAGAAAAAATAAAGAAAAAAGTATCCACTTTATCTGATTTATCTGAAAATGAAAAATTGAATGATCAGGAAAAAATAATAGAAAGTTTCGATTGGACGAAATACGAAACTCATTTGAATACTAATGAGATACAAAAAGAAAGAAAAAATTTAGAAGAGATATATACAAAAACTTTACCAAAAATTCAAGAATTAGAGATATATCAAGGAGTAGTTACATACATTTCAGATAAAACTGTTATTGTAGATATTGGATTTAAAGCAGAAGGAGCTATTCCTATAAATGAATTTAGAGAAAATTTGAATATTATTCAATCTGGAAGTAAGATAGAAGTTATGGTTGTTAAAATGGATTATAAAGGACAATGTATTCTTTCTTATCAGAAGGCAAAAATGTTGAGAAATTGGCAACGGATTAACGAAGCATATGAAAAATCAGAAGTTGTATTGGGTTATGTTGCTGCTAGAACAAAAGGTGGATTAATTGTTGAAATATTTGATATTGAATGTTTTTTGCCTGGTTCACACATTAATGTTAAGCCTGTTCGAGATTATGATGTCTATGTAGGAAAAACTATGGAGGTTAAAGTGGTTAAGATTAATAAAAAGACAAAAAATGTTGTTGTTTCTCATAAAGTTTTAATAGAAAGAGATATTGAAGAACAGAGAAAAGAAATGATATCGAAATTAGATAAGGGTCAAGTATTAGAAGGTAAAATAAAAAATATTCTTCCTTATGGTGCTTTCGTAGATTTAGGAGGTGTGGATGCTTTACTTCATATTACTGATATGAGTTGGCCACATATCAATCATCCTACAGAAGTTGTTCAATTAGAACAAGAATTAAAATTTGTAGTTTTAGGAGTAGATAAAGATAAAAATCGTGTACAATTAGGATTAAAGCAATTGCAACCTCATCCTTGGAATTCCTTGAATCAAGATTTAAAAGTAGGTAGTAAAGTTAAAGGAAAAGTTACTGTTTTAGCAGATTATGGAGCTTTTATAGAAATAATTCCTGGGGTAGAGGCTTTATTACACATTAGTGAAATGTCTTGGTCCACCGATTTGTCATCTACTCAAGATTTTGTGAAAATAGGAGATGAATTAGAAGCTGTAATTTTAACGATAGACCGTAAAGAAAGGAAAATATCTTTAAGTGTAAAACAACTTACTCAAGATCCTTGGATTAATATAGAAGATAAATATCCTATAGGATCGAAACATATTGGAACTATTAAAAAATTTACAAATTTTGGAGTTTTTCTGGAATTAGAAAAAGGAATATCTGGTATTATTTACACAAATGATCTCTCATGGACAAAAAGAATAAAACATCCTTCTGAGTTATATAACATAAATGATAAATTAGAAATAATTGTGCTTGCCTTAGATCCTCAAGCAAGGAGGCTCAATTTAGGTCATAAACAACTAATGGAAAACCCATGGAACAAATATGAAAAAAATTACCATTTAGGAAGTATTCATACTGGAATAGTATCAAACTTATTTGATAAAGGGGCTTTTATTAAATTTATAGAAGATCAAGAAATAGAAGTTTTTGCCCCACTCCGTTTTTTAGAAAAGAAAGATGGTACTACTCTTAAGAAAGGAGAAAAAACTAATTTTAAGGTGATAGAATTTAATAGAGAAACTAAAAAAATCGTAGTATCTCATACATCTGTGTATCGTGATAAAGATAAAAAGAAAGAACAACGCGTCGTAAGAAATAGAAAATTTGAGAGATCTACTCTTGGTGATATAGAAGGACTAGCTAAACTAAAAGAAAAAATAGAAAAAGAAAAAAATCAATAG
- a CDS encoding ribonucleoside-diphosphate reductase subunit alpha has product METHPIAEKEGWKVGKDFPVWANNELYLTTIKGGYLLDGETPFEAYNRLAKNAAKILKKPKIEEEFFNIFWKGWLIPSTPVMVNLGTEKGLPISCFSGRIGDSMYEIYRKNLEMAILSKHGGGTSYDFSLVRPVGSPIKNGALGISDGIIPFIKSYDSAIVASKQGRTRRGAVAIYLNIEHKEYPEFLKIREPKGDINRQCHNVHQGVIISDSFMDKVLKKNGNERNLWINTLKERVKTGEPYLFFKDNANYNLPENWKKHGLKIHHSNLCSEIMLPTNENHTLVCCLSSLNLYKYLEWKNTNTVFYAILFLDAVLQEFIDKGKNIRGIEDAVRFAEKSRALGLGTLGWHSYLQSNMIPFISVQSEELTHNIFRKINLESQKATKYLAKEYGESEWNIGTGRRNLTLMAMAPNRSSAKLAGGLSQGIEPLAANIYVDDDAKGMHIRKNPYLEKILIKIGCNLPEVWEQIANEKGSCLGLTALSEEQKNVFRCFKEINQLELVKQASIRQKYIDQGQSINLSFHQNSPAKYINRVHIYAWKIRLKSLYYYRSESILRADTKNRDLYSESLL; this is encoded by the coding sequence ATGGAAACACACCCTATTGCAGAAAAAGAAGGATGGAAAGTCGGAAAAGATTTTCCTGTTTGGGCTAATAATGAACTGTACTTGACTACAATTAAAGGTGGATATTTGTTAGACGGAGAAACTCCTTTTGAAGCATATAATAGGTTAGCGAAAAATGCAGCAAAAATTCTTAAAAAGCCAAAAATAGAAGAAGAATTTTTCAATATTTTTTGGAAGGGATGGCTTATCCCTTCTACTCCAGTTATGGTAAATTTAGGGACAGAAAAAGGTTTACCTATTAGTTGTTTTTCCGGACGAATTGGAGATAGTATGTATGAAATATACAGAAAAAATTTAGAAATGGCTATACTAAGCAAACATGGTGGAGGTACATCATATGATTTTAGTTTAGTTCGACCTGTAGGAAGTCCTATAAAAAATGGAGCATTAGGAATTTCTGATGGAATTATTCCTTTTATTAAATCATATGATAGCGCTATCGTAGCTAGTAAACAAGGAAGAACACGAAGAGGTGCTGTTGCTATTTATTTAAATATAGAACATAAAGAATATCCAGAATTTCTCAAAATAAGAGAACCGAAAGGAGATATCAATCGTCAGTGTCATAATGTTCATCAAGGTGTAATAATTTCTGATTCTTTTATGGATAAAGTATTAAAAAAAAATGGAAATGAACGAAATTTATGGATAAATACTCTTAAGGAACGTGTAAAAACAGGAGAACCATATCTCTTTTTCAAAGATAACGCTAATTATAATCTTCCAGAAAATTGGAAAAAACATGGATTAAAAATACATCATAGTAATCTATGTTCGGAAATAATGTTACCTACAAATGAAAATCATACTCTTGTATGTTGTCTTTCTTCTTTAAATTTGTATAAATATTTAGAATGGAAAAACACAAATACTGTTTTTTATGCTATTTTATTTCTTGATGCCGTTTTGCAAGAATTTATTGATAAAGGTAAAAATATACGAGGAATAGAGGATGCTGTTCGTTTTGCAGAAAAAAGCCGAGCTTTAGGTTTAGGTACTTTAGGGTGGCATTCTTATCTGCAATCTAATATGATTCCTTTTATATCTGTTCAGTCTGAAGAATTAACACACAATATTTTTAGAAAGATAAATTTGGAATCTCAAAAAGCTACTAAGTATTTAGCTAAAGAATATGGAGAATCTGAATGGAATATAGGAACAGGAAGAAGAAATTTAACATTGATGGCAATGGCTCCTAATAGAAGTTCTGCTAAACTAGCTGGAGGACTTTCTCAAGGCATAGAACCTTTAGCCGCAAATATATATGTAGACGATGATGCAAAAGGAATGCATATTCGAAAGAATCCTTATTTGGAGAAAATTCTCATAAAAATTGGATGTAATCTTCCAGAAGTTTGGGAACAAATAGCCAATGAAAAAGGATCTTGTCTTGGATTAACAGCTCTTAGTGAAGAACAGAAAAATGTTTTTAGATGTTTTAAAGAAATTAATCAATTAGAATTAGTTAAACAAGCTAGTATACGACAAAAATATATTGATCAAGGACAAAGCATTAATCTTTCTTTTCATCAGAATTCTCCAGCAAAGTATATAAACAGAGTTCATATTTATGCTTGGAAAATAAGATTAAAAAGTTTGTATTATTACAGAAGCGAAAGCATTCTTCGTGCAGACACAAAAAATAGGGACTTATATTCAGAAAGTTTACTTTGA
- the queA gene encoding tRNA preQ1(34) S-adenosylmethionine ribosyltransferase-isomerase QueA — protein sequence MRTSDFDFVSPSDLLAKFPSQERDESKLMVIHRKNKKIEHKFFKDLYQYFEEGDTFILNNTKVFPARLFGNKEKTDAKIEVFLLRELDQKDRTWDVLVDPARKVRVGNKLNFGHGLTGEVIDNTTSRGRILQLHFNGDHKELIRKIKELGKTPLPKYINRQPEKNDEKRYQTIYAKEEGSVAAPTAGLHFSKHLLKKLEIKGINLVEITLHLGLGSFFPVEVEDISKHKMDSEKCFINEETCQIINHAMKKKKRICSVGTSSMRAIESSVSSNKNLNPFFGWTNKFIFPPYNFNIANSMITNFHMPKSTLLMMTAAFTGFELLMKAYQIAIQKKYRFYSYGDAMLIL from the coding sequence ATGAGAACTTCAGATTTTGATTTCGTATCTCCTTCAGATCTTCTAGCAAAATTTCCTTCTCAAGAAAGGGACGAATCCAAATTAATGGTTATTCACAGAAAAAACAAAAAAATCGAACATAAATTTTTTAAAGACTTATACCAGTATTTTGAAGAAGGAGATACTTTTATTTTAAATAACACTAAAGTTTTTCCTGCAAGACTATTTGGTAATAAAGAAAAAACAGATGCTAAAATAGAAGTTTTTCTACTTCGAGAATTAGACCAAAAAGATAGAACTTGGGATGTTTTAGTTGATCCTGCAAGAAAAGTAAGAGTAGGAAATAAACTAAATTTTGGACATGGACTAACAGGAGAAGTCATAGATAACACAACTTCTAGAGGAAGGATTTTACAACTTCATTTTAATGGAGACCACAAAGAGCTTATAAGAAAAATAAAAGAATTAGGAAAAACTCCACTTCCGAAATATATTAATAGACAACCAGAAAAAAATGATGAAAAACGTTATCAAACTATATATGCAAAAGAAGAAGGATCTGTAGCAGCACCAACTGCGGGATTACATTTTTCAAAACACTTATTAAAAAAATTGGAAATAAAAGGAATAAATTTAGTGGAAATAACTTTACACTTAGGATTAGGAAGTTTTTTCCCAGTAGAAGTAGAAGACATATCAAAACATAAAATGGATTCTGAAAAATGTTTTATAAATGAAGAAACATGTCAAATTATAAATCATGCTATGAAAAAAAAAAAACGGATTTGTTCTGTAGGAACTTCTTCCATGAGAGCAATAGAAAGTTCTGTTTCTTCTAATAAAAATTTAAATCCTTTTTTCGGATGGACTAATAAATTTATTTTTCCTCCATATAATTTTAACATAGCTAATTCCATGATTACAAATTTTCACATGCCAAAATCAACATTACTTATGATGACAGCAGCCTTTACAGGTTTTGAATTACTTATGAAAGCATATCAAATAGCAATTCAAAAAAAATATAGATTTTATTCTTATGGAGATGCTATGTTAATTTTATAA
- a CDS encoding polyprenyl synthetase family protein has protein sequence MKIILEKVKIPIKKEIKEFEKQFFNLIKSNIFLINKITHYIIHRKGKLIRPIFVFLIAKMLGNIQKKTYHTACLIELIHTATLVHDDVIDNSSLRRGSLSINAIWKNKIAVLIGDYLLSKSLLLATNNNYQDLLKIICKTIKNMSKGELLQMEKSKSIDITEKIYNQIIYYKTASLIAASCECGARSVNTDEKTALKMRKFGIFTGIAFQIKDDLFDYEEKNNNFTGKPIGIDIKEGKITLPLIYTIQNASKKDQEWILNSIKNYDEEKRYQIIDYVKKYGGLKYATKKMIEFRNSALKILELYPEGSIKNALKIMVNFIVERNR, from the coding sequence ATGAAAATCATCTTAGAAAAAGTAAAAATACCCATAAAAAAAGAAATTAAAGAATTTGAAAAACAATTTTTTAACCTAATTAAAAGCAATATTTTTCTTATAAATAAAATTACTCATTATATTATTCATAGAAAAGGAAAATTAATTCGTCCTATATTTGTTTTTCTAATAGCAAAAATGTTAGGAAATATACAGAAAAAAACATATCATACAGCTTGTTTAATAGAATTAATACATACAGCTACACTTGTTCATGATGATGTCATAGATAATAGTTCTCTTCGTCGTGGATCACTTTCCATAAATGCTATATGGAAAAATAAAATAGCCGTGTTAATAGGAGATTATTTACTTTCGAAAAGTCTTTTATTAGCTACAAATAACAATTATCAAGATCTCCTAAAAATAATTTGTAAAACTATTAAAAACATGAGTAAAGGAGAATTATTACAAATGGAAAAATCTAAAAGCATAGATATTACCGAAAAAATTTATAATCAAATTATTTATTATAAAACAGCAAGTTTAATCGCTGCTTCTTGTGAATGTGGAGCTCGTTCAGTTAATACTGATGAAAAAACAGCATTAAAAATGAGAAAATTTGGAATTTTTACTGGTATAGCTTTCCAAATAAAAGATGATTTATTTGATTATGAAGAAAAAAACAATAATTTTACAGGAAAACCTATAGGAATTGATATAAAAGAAGGAAAAATAACACTTCCACTCATTTATACAATTCAAAATGCTTCTAAAAAGGATCAAGAATGGATATTAAATTCCATAAAAAATTATGACGAAGAAAAAAGATATCAAATAATTGATTATGTAAAAAAATATGGAGGATTAAAATATGCTACTAAAAAAATGATAGAATTTCGTAACAGTGCATTAAAGATTTTAGAACTTTACCCAGAAGGGTCTATTAAAAATGCATTAAAAATAATGGTAAATTTCATCGTTGAAAGAAATCGATAA